Proteins encoded by one window of Candidatus Binatia bacterium:
- a CDS encoding LLM class flavin-dependent oxidoreductase, with protein MTNAKKVRFGVTLPQIKRSWSDARAAASEIDSAGYDSAWVCDHLYGVPMPNIPILEAYSLLAAVAAVTSKVSLGALVTPPFFRNPAVLAKQIATIDAIAGSGRAIAGLGSGWFASEFEGYGCDFPDVRTRLAALDDTCTILRRMWTEEQPTYRGAVYRIEDVVCEPRPDERPRILIGGGGEKVLLRLAARHADIWNNLAVNQKDLARKIDALRVHCESEGRSFEEIEISQQCLVVVLPTQEEAEVAVGKAEKVYGGHMGAGLREHGIWGCPDVVIEKIQGYVGKGCTHFVMEMFGRDVREPAALFAQKVLPAFR; from the coding sequence ATGACGAACGCGAAGAAGGTCCGCTTCGGAGTCACGCTGCCCCAGATCAAGCGCTCCTGGTCGGATGCCAGGGCCGCGGCCTCCGAGATCGATTCGGCGGGCTATGACAGCGCGTGGGTCTGCGACCACCTTTACGGCGTGCCGATGCCGAACATCCCGATCCTCGAGGCGTACAGCCTGCTCGCGGCCGTCGCGGCAGTCACGTCGAAGGTCTCGCTCGGCGCGCTGGTGACGCCGCCGTTTTTTCGTAACCCCGCCGTGCTCGCCAAGCAGATCGCGACCATCGATGCGATCGCCGGCAGCGGGCGCGCGATTGCAGGCCTCGGCTCAGGCTGGTTCGCCTCGGAATTCGAAGGTTACGGTTGCGATTTCCCCGACGTGCGAACGCGCCTTGCCGCCCTCGACGACACCTGCACGATCCTTCGCCGCATGTGGACCGAGGAGCAGCCGACTTACCGCGGCGCCGTCTATCGCATCGAGGACGTCGTCTGCGAGCCGCGCCCCGACGAGCGGCCGCGCATTCTCATCGGCGGAGGCGGCGAGAAAGTGCTGCTTCGACTGGCGGCGCGCCACGCCGACATCTGGAACAACCTGGCGGTCAATCAGAAAGACTTGGCCCGCAAGATCGACGCCCTGCGCGTGCACTGCGAGAGCGAAGGGCGGAGCTTCGAGGAAATCGAGATCTCCCAGCAGTGTCTCGTCGTCGTTCTGCCGACGCAGGAAGAAGCCGAAGTCGCCGTCGGCAAGGCCGAAAAAGTGTACGGCGGCCACATGGGCGCCGGTCTTCGCGAGCACGGGATCTGGGGCTGCCCCGATGTCGTGATCGAAAAAATCCAGGGCTACGTGGGCAAGGGCTGCACGCACTTCGTCATGGAGATGTTCGGCCGCGACGTGCGCGAGCCGGCTGCGCTGTTCGCCCAGAAGGTGCTGCCTGCGTTCCGCTGA
- a CDS encoding DCC1-like thiol-disulfide oxidoreductase family protein produces the protein MPLTKAWTGGQYSLVRGVACGSLAVALLWTGLRTPGFDTFSLVLAVFAGAVAIGLGPLHRTIAALLATLISFGVDCLGGAAVQYVALWLSAHILLPKAPYGSLAAAGRRDPRSGWHMPAWYPIGCVATFFAARIVASVHASMDHQDVLAWAFVFVATLVLFPKTALLGWTLSLTLGVALAAIGKGSASGAWFLHLLVFQPAWVPKKKEAGKDTVFYDGSCALCHGCVRFLLAEDTEPASFRIAPIGGETWIARVPQSERMRAPDSIVLLRGGRVMVRSLAVIEILDSLSGLWWIVATVARVVPRSMADRLYDTVASNRYRWFGRRSDACPLLPPDLVTRLEH, from the coding sequence GTGCCGCTGACGAAGGCCTGGACAGGAGGTCAGTACAGCCTGGTGCGCGGCGTTGCGTGCGGGTCCCTGGCGGTCGCGCTCCTCTGGACCGGCCTGCGCACTCCAGGCTTCGACACGTTCTCCCTCGTCCTGGCCGTTTTCGCGGGCGCAGTCGCAATCGGGCTCGGTCCGCTCCATCGCACGATCGCAGCGCTGCTGGCCACGCTGATTTCCTTCGGCGTGGACTGCCTCGGCGGCGCGGCGGTGCAGTACGTCGCACTGTGGCTGTCGGCGCACATTCTTCTTCCGAAGGCACCGTACGGAAGCCTTGCGGCCGCCGGGCGCCGCGATCCCCGCAGCGGCTGGCATATGCCTGCGTGGTATCCGATCGGCTGCGTGGCCACCTTCTTCGCCGCCCGCATCGTCGCATCGGTCCACGCGTCGATGGACCACCAGGATGTGCTGGCCTGGGCCTTTGTCTTCGTTGCGACGCTGGTCCTTTTCCCCAAGACGGCGCTGCTCGGCTGGACGCTCTCGCTCACGCTCGGAGTCGCGCTCGCGGCGATCGGCAAGGGAAGCGCCAGCGGGGCGTGGTTCCTTCACCTGCTCGTGTTCCAGCCCGCGTGGGTTCCGAAAAAGAAGGAAGCCGGCAAGGACACGGTCTTCTACGATGGAAGCTGCGCGCTCTGCCACGGCTGCGTGCGTTTCCTGCTCGCCGAAGACACTGAACCTGCCAGTTTCCGCATCGCGCCGATCGGTGGCGAAACGTGGATCGCCAGGGTCCCGCAAAGCGAGCGGATGCGCGCTCCCGACAGCATCGTTCTCCTTCGCGGGGGTCGCGTGATGGTTCGCAGCCTTGCGGTGATCGAGATCCTCGACTCGCTGTCAGGACTGTGGTGGATCGTCGCGACGGTCGCTCGCGTCGTGCCGCGCAGCATGGCCGACCGTCTCTACGATACGGTCGCGTCGAATCGCTACCGCTGGTTCGGCCGGCGCAGCGACGCCTGCCCGCTGCTGCCGCCGGACCTCGTCACAAGATTGGAGCACTAG
- a CDS encoding DUF2156 domain-containing protein, whose protein sequence is MSEDRQSAGAAAATQPLERARALVLAHGTAANSYQILNPGIAYWFSRDGDAVAGFVEFGRFRIVAGAPTCAPQRLAAVLDEFERDARSSGLRVCYFGGEAALASALGSSSRHALLSLGAQPVWNPSHWADCVGTHASLRAQLRRARNKAVLVREVPTDVPVDVAPLQRCLDEWVATRAAPPMHFLVEPQTLGRLFDRRLFIAERYGDIVGFLVASPVPGRQGWLIEQVIRGRGSVNGTAELLIDAAIRELARDGSRFVTLGLSPLSPRAQAEPGKPPPWLRLLLGWLRAHGRRFYNFEGLDAFKAKLRPESWEPVYAVADRPYFSPQVLHAIAGAFTDGAPVAATLRALGWAVAQEARTLASRLRIAGPSRPQTSPASSKTDRSSTA, encoded by the coding sequence ATGAGCGAAGACCGCCAGTCCGCCGGCGCGGCGGCTGCCACGCAGCCGCTCGAGCGTGCACGCGCGCTCGTCCTCGCGCACGGCACAGCGGCCAACTCCTACCAGATCCTCAATCCGGGCATTGCGTACTGGTTCTCGCGCGACGGCGATGCGGTTGCCGGGTTCGTCGAGTTCGGCCGCTTCCGCATCGTCGCGGGCGCGCCGACGTGCGCGCCGCAACGGCTGGCCGCCGTGCTCGACGAGTTCGAGCGTGACGCACGAAGCTCGGGACTGCGCGTCTGCTACTTCGGCGGCGAAGCGGCGCTCGCCTCTGCGCTCGGTTCCTCCTCGCGGCACGCACTGCTGAGCCTCGGCGCGCAGCCGGTGTGGAATCCGTCACACTGGGCCGACTGCGTCGGGACCCACGCCTCGCTGCGCGCCCAGCTCCGCCGCGCGCGCAACAAAGCCGTGCTCGTGCGCGAAGTCCCGACGGATGTGCCCGTCGACGTTGCGCCGCTGCAGCGCTGCCTCGACGAATGGGTCGCGACGCGAGCCGCGCCGCCTATGCATTTTCTCGTCGAGCCCCAGACCCTCGGGCGACTGTTCGACCGCCGCCTGTTTATCGCCGAGCGCTACGGCGATATCGTCGGATTTCTCGTCGCCTCTCCGGTTCCGGGGCGTCAGGGCTGGCTGATCGAGCAGGTGATCCGCGGACGCGGATCGGTCAACGGCACCGCCGAGTTGCTGATCGACGCGGCAATCCGCGAGCTCGCCCGCGACGGCAGCCGCTTCGTCACTCTCGGCCTGTCGCCGCTGTCGCCGCGTGCGCAGGCAGAGCCCGGCAAGCCGCCGCCGTGGCTCCGGTTGCTGCTCGGATGGCTGCGCGCCCACGGCAGGCGCTTCTACAATTTCGAAGGGCTCGACGCGTTCAAGGCAAAACTGCGCCCCGAATCGTGGGAGCCGGTCTATGCCGTGGCCGACCGTCCGTACTTCTCGCCGCAGGTGCTGCATGCCATCGCCGGCGCCTTCACCGACGGCGCACCGGTTGCCGCGACGCTGCGGGCGCTCGGCTGGGCCGTCGCGCAGGAAGCCAGGACGCTGGCGTCGCGACTGCGGATCGCAGGCCCTTCGCGGCCGCAAACGAGTCCAGCGAGCTCGAAGACGGACCGGTCGTCTACAGCGTGA